GAGCTGTATTTTTGTTGCCACAAAGGTCAAATCAAGAGCCATAAGGAGGGTTCCAGGTTATAGACTTCTTAAGTAAGTTATGAGGTTAGAAGATAAATTAATCAACCCTCATCTGCTGATAAATAAACAAGCCTCCAAATGAACAAATCACCGCTCACTACAGCTCCGCTAGATAGACAACTAAAGTTGATGAGAGATAGAATACCCGCCATACTCTACCTTCAGAATAAACTCAGACAAACAGCGGAGCGTTAATGTCGGATAAAAAGCAGTTCACTATTGTGATGCTAATTGCATCGTTTTTTGTTGCATGGATTGTCTACAGCAACATGTCGATTATTTTTGTTAATAACATAGTGCTCGAAGATAAAGAGCTTGCAGAATACCCCTATCCATTTCGCATTCTTAAAAAAGACGCCGACACAGCAGTAATGGGTACACTTCGCTCAGCAGATATCCCTGCCTCAATAGCACTAAGGCTTCTTTTTCCTGAACTCGAAGACGAAGCAGACAACAGCAAAGAGATGCAATACGCTCAAAAAGAGATGGCAAGGCTTCAGGCTAAAGCAAAAAGTATCGTACTATCTAATTCAGAGTTCAAGCACGTTAGATGGGTCATTGATGAGAACTGGTTTAGAGTGCAAGGGATAAAGCCCTAATCATCTCATTCAGTCAGATTACCTGACATAGCAATCATGTTAACTGGTGTAGCGATCGCTACAGATGACATGCCTAGCGCTGCTAGGTATCAGCTATAACATTTGTAGTTACCGCCGATACCTAAAGGTCGTTAAATCGGCCTAAACTAGAATAGAGAAGATGGGTAACCTTCAAAGACCTCGTCTACAGCCTCATCAACAGCTATTTGAGTGAGGTTTTCAATCGTAACTCCGGTAATGTCACTAATAGACGATGCTTTCCAGATTATTTTGTCAGATTTAGTATCAATAATATTAATCAATAACGAACCTTCGTTTACAGGCTCCATCTGACTACGAGTATAGACACCTTTACCCGTGCTAATTTGCTCTAGCTTCATCTCTTGGCCACGCTCAATTCGGGTTGCATAACGAATCAATAAGTCACCTTTACCACTCTTCGCCTGACTAAGCCCTTTATCTGCCATCGCACCAACGATGCTATTTTCAATTAGACTGTTTAAGCCCGCAGCTTGTTTACCCTCTTGAATCGCTTGAATGGTATACGTCTTGTAACTATCGAACGGTGCACTTTCATCATAATTCATCTGTACATTGCGGCGTGACGATGATGCGCATGCAGTTAGAACAATGCATAAGAATACACAAACTAGTTGCTTCATTTTTAACTCCCTGTGGATTTATTAAACTGTTATTATTTCACTAACCAATAGACTACTCCGAGCAGACTATACTACAAACGTTATTCATTGAAAGTGCTAGATATGGAAACAACTCTCAATACGTAAAATTTCTAATAGCTGCAACACATTCAGCTTCGATCGATTAACAAAAATATCACGCAGCAAACCGAAACCAGTGTGGTACTATTCGCCTCTCAGTTTAGACAATCGTTAGAGACTATCAATGGCAAATACTTTAGATCAATCACACCCATATAACGATCTAAAACCAGAAACCGTAATTGATGCCGTCGAAAGCCTTGGTATTTTAAGTGACGCTCGAATATTTCCTCTTAATAGCTACGAAAATAGAGTTTATCAGGTCGGTGTTGAAGACGGCTCGCCGATCATTGCTAAATTTTACCGCCCGTATCGGTGGAGTGAATCATCTATTTTAGAGGAGCATCAGTTCTCATGGGAGCTTTTTGATCATGAGCTTCCTGTCGTACCGCCTATAAAAAACGAACAAAATCAAACACTGCATCAATATAACGGATTTCAGTTTTCGATTTTTAAACGTCAAGGTGGTCATGCTCCGGAACTTGATAACTTAGACAATCTATTTCTAATTGGTCGCCACCTTGGCAGAATGCATGCGATTGGAGCACAAACCTCTTTCAAATACCGACCGACTATTACAGTAGATGAATGGGCCGTTTCTAGCAGAGAGTTTCTGCTAACAAATGACTTTATTCCTGATGAATTAACACTGGCTTATGAGACATTAACCCAAGACCTGATCTCAAAAGTAAGCGCTATCTGGAATCGCCTGCCAGACTTAAAGACATTACGGATACATGGTGACTGCCACGGCGGTAATATGCTTTGGCGAAACGACTTACCTCACTTTGTCGATTTTGATGACTGCCGTAACGGCCCAGCCATACAGGATATTTGGCTGCTACTATCTGGAGACCGTCAACAAAAGACAGCACAACTCTCGGAGATAGTGGAAGGCTACAATGAGTTCTATGACTTTGAACCATCCCAATTAGTATTGGTAGAAGCCCTAAGAACACTCAGAATAATGAACTACAGCGCTTGGCTTGCTAAACGCTGGAGTGACCCAGCCTTCCCTCATCATTTTCCCTGGTTTAATACCGAACGCTATTGGGCTGAGCATGCATTAGAACTTAGAGAGCAGCTCGCAGCATTAGATGAAGACCCCTTAAAACTATTTTAAGAGCTTATCAAAATACTCTATGAACCTATTCGGAGGCTCCTATGTCTGAACCAAAAACAACAGCTAACAACGATAGCGTTAGTAAAAGTACACTCATCGCATCGGTGATCGGCGCAGTGGTTGCGACCGTTGTTGCATTGGAATTTACCGGCAAAATTAAGCATAACGAAGCAAAAGATGAGTATCCTGTTAGCAGTTATCAAGCTATTCTCATCAATAAGGGCGAGGAGCACCTGATATCACAAAAGCCCTCAAACCAAACCGCTCAATGTATAGATGGTTACCTCTTTATTCAGTCTGATGACGACTTAATGCAGGGGCTTATTGTCGACTATAAGAACCGAGGAGTACGCTGCTAGATGGCAACTCCCAGTTTGAAGAAGTCCAACCTGCATTCAAATATACTACTTCTCATCACCGCAGCCATCTGGGGCTTTGCTTTTGTCTTTCAACGTACGGGAATGGAGCATGTAGGCCCATTTACATTCAATGCCGCACGTTTCGCTCTAGGTACACTTTCGCTTATTCCGGTCTGGTGGTGGCTCTCATCTAGATCGGCCCAAGCGTCATCCTCAAAGGTGTTTTACTATGGCGCGATAGCAGGCACCTTTTTATTTGCCGGTTCAACCTTACAGCAGGTCGGCATTCAATATACAACAGCCGGTAAAGCAGGGTTTATCACCGGCCTCTATATCGTGATTGTACCCATTATTGCACTACTCTTTGGTCAATACACACGAAAAGAAACTTGGGTCGGCTGCGCCTTTGCCCTCGTTGGTCTCTATTTATTGAGTGTAACTGATGACCTAACCATAGAGTATGGTGATACGTTAGTTTTAATCGGTGCTATCTTCTGGGCTGGTCATGTGCTGATAATCGCAAAGTACTCGCCGAAGGTATCTGCAATAGCCTTGTCGGTCGTACAATTTGCCGTTTGTGCCGCACTAAGCCTTGTTGTCGCACTTTTCACAGAAGAGATAAAAACCGACAATATCTTACTGGCCGGCGAATCTATTTTATTTACTGGACTAATATCTGTAGGTGTAGCCTACACACTTCAGGTGATTGCACAGCAAAACGCCCACCCAGCTCACGCCGCGATTATTCTTAGTCTTGAGGCACTATTCGCAGCAGTAGGTGGCTGGATGTTGCTCAATGAAGTGTTGACGACCAAGGCGATCATTGGTTGTACTCTAATGTTACTCGGTATGGTTATTTCTCAGATAAAGCTTTTCAAAATCCCATCCAAGATTGGGGAAAAGCCAACAATAAGCTAAAATATATACGCTGAATTTTGAGAAATAACCCCTCTATTCATTCAACATATCTGGTAAAAACATGGTAGATCAAAAGCCCGATAATATTTACGCCTCACCACTAGACCGGGTCACAGACTTTGCATTCGATGACGCCGTTGCCAGAGTGTTTCCAGATATGATCCAACGTTCGGTGCCGGGGTATACCACTATTATTCCAATGATTGGCCTTATAACTGAACGATACGCCAAATCTGGCACTAACTGTTATGATCTTGGCTGCTCACTCGGCGCATCAACACTCGCCATGCGGCACGGTCTCAAGAACAACCAATGCACACTCATTGCAATTGATAACTCTGAGGCGATGATAAAGCGGTGCGAACACTATATTGAGCTAGACAATGGAGTAGCCCCCGTAGAGCTGCGTTGTGACGACATAAGAGATGTTGAGATTGAGAATGCCTCTGTTGTCACCTTGAACTTTACGCTTCAATTTATAAGGCAAGAAGACCGGCCAGAAATGTTAAAAAAAATAGCTGACGGCCTACATGATGGCGGTGCACTTATTCTTTCAGAGAAGGTTTACTTTGAACCGTCCCAAGAACAAGAAATACTAGAAACATTGCACTACGACTTTAAAAGAGCTAACGGCTATAGCGACCTCGAGATAAGCCAGAAGCGCTCAGCATTGGAGCAAGTGCTTATTCCAGAAACCATCGAGGAGCATAAACAGCGTCTGTTAGACTCTGGTTTTTCAAGCGTCGCGGTGTGGTATCAATGCTTTAACTTTGTATCATTGTTAGCAATTAAGTAACGCCGGAAATTAATTAGCGTTTAAAATTGCGTAACTTAACAACTCGGTTGGTGACTGTGGATTTTTTTAAAATATACCAAGATTTATTTCAATATATGAAACAAGGGCCGCTTAACCGCTGGCTAGATAATTTAATTCCGCAACTTGAACAACGACTCTTAGAAAACCCACACGGTGATCTTGGCAGATGGCAAGCTGCATTAAATCGATTGCCAGATATTCAAGCAGACAACATAACGCTCACTACATCAGCCATTACCGCCAATAAAGCAGAGGCTCTATCCGAGGCTGAACTAGTGCAACTAACATCTGGGCTCATGGCTCTTAGCCCTTGGAGAAAGGGTCCATTCCAGTTATTTGATACATATATCAACACCGAGTGGCACTCTGACTGGAAGTGGGATCGGGTTGTCCCTCATATATCATCACTCAAAAACAGAGTTGTACTCGATGTTGGTTGCGGTTCAGGTTATCACTGCTGGCGAATGCTAGGCGAAGGTGCAGACCGGGTAATTGGTATAGACCCCAACTACTTATTTCTCACACAGTTCGAAGCAATTAAGAAATATTGCGGCCCAAAAAGCCCTATACACCTGCTGCCAGTCAAAATGGAGGAGGTGCCAAGTAACCTCGAAGCATTTGATACCACCTTCTCAATGGGGGTTCTATACCACCGCCGCTCTCCTATTGATCATTTACTTGAACTCAAAAGTACACTGAGAAAAGGCGGGGAACTCGTTCTCGAGACATTAGTTATTGAGGGTGATAATGAACAATGCCTAATGCCGGAAGACCGCTACGCTATGATGCGTAATGTTTGGTTTATTCCTAGCTGCGACACCCTGGCATTGTGGCTCAAACGAGCAGGGTTTAAAGATATTAAACTAGTCGACCTGAATCGAACAACAACCGAAGAGCAGAGAGCTACTGAGTGGATGACCTATCAATCTCTTAATAGTTTTCTCGACCCGGAAGACCCAGCCAAAACTATCGAGGGTTACCCTGCTCCTCTTAGAGCAACATTCGTTGCAACCAAATAAACCTTGGACCAAAAACAGCTCGC
This genomic window from Alkalimarinus sediminis contains:
- a CDS encoding DUF4136 domain-containing protein, whose product is MKQLVCVFLCIVLTACASSSRRNVQMNYDESAPFDSYKTYTIQAIQEGKQAAGLNSLIENSIVGAMADKGLSQAKSGKGDLLIRYATRIERGQEMKLEQISTGKGVYTRSQMEPVNEGSLLINIIDTKSDKIIWKASSISDITGVTIENLTQIAVDEAVDEVFEGYPSSLF
- a CDS encoding serine/threonine protein kinase → MANTLDQSHPYNDLKPETVIDAVESLGILSDARIFPLNSYENRVYQVGVEDGSPIIAKFYRPYRWSESSILEEHQFSWELFDHELPVVPPIKNEQNQTLHQYNGFQFSIFKRQGGHAPELDNLDNLFLIGRHLGRMHAIGAQTSFKYRPTITVDEWAVSSREFLLTNDFIPDELTLAYETLTQDLISKVSAIWNRLPDLKTLRIHGDCHGGNMLWRNDLPHFVDFDDCRNGPAIQDIWLLLSGDRQQKTAQLSEIVEGYNEFYDFEPSQLVLVEALRTLRIMNYSAWLAKRWSDPAFPHHFPWFNTERYWAEHALELREQLAALDEDPLKLF
- a CDS encoding DMT family transporter, giving the protein MATPSLKKSNLHSNILLLITAAIWGFAFVFQRTGMEHVGPFTFNAARFALGTLSLIPVWWWLSSRSAQASSSKVFYYGAIAGTFLFAGSTLQQVGIQYTTAGKAGFITGLYIVIVPIIALLFGQYTRKETWVGCAFALVGLYLLSVTDDLTIEYGDTLVLIGAIFWAGHVLIIAKYSPKVSAIALSVVQFAVCAALSLVVALFTEEIKTDNILLAGESILFTGLISVGVAYTLQVIAQQNAHPAHAAIILSLEALFAAVGGWMLLNEVLTTKAIIGCTLMLLGMVISQIKLFKIPSKIGEKPTIS
- the cmoA gene encoding carboxy-S-adenosyl-L-methionine synthase CmoA; this encodes MVDQKPDNIYASPLDRVTDFAFDDAVARVFPDMIQRSVPGYTTIIPMIGLITERYAKSGTNCYDLGCSLGASTLAMRHGLKNNQCTLIAIDNSEAMIKRCEHYIELDNGVAPVELRCDDIRDVEIENASVVTLNFTLQFIRQEDRPEMLKKIADGLHDGGALILSEKVYFEPSQEQEILETLHYDFKRANGYSDLEISQKRSALEQVLIPETIEEHKQRLLDSGFSSVAVWYQCFNFVSLLAIK
- the cmoB gene encoding tRNA 5-methoxyuridine(34)/uridine 5-oxyacetic acid(34) synthase CmoB, whose translation is MDFFKIYQDLFQYMKQGPLNRWLDNLIPQLEQRLLENPHGDLGRWQAALNRLPDIQADNITLTTSAITANKAEALSEAELVQLTSGLMALSPWRKGPFQLFDTYINTEWHSDWKWDRVVPHISSLKNRVVLDVGCGSGYHCWRMLGEGADRVIGIDPNYLFLTQFEAIKKYCGPKSPIHLLPVKMEEVPSNLEAFDTTFSMGVLYHRRSPIDHLLELKSTLRKGGELVLETLVIEGDNEQCLMPEDRYAMMRNVWFIPSCDTLALWLKRAGFKDIKLVDLNRTTTEEQRATEWMTYQSLNSFLDPEDPAKTIEGYPAPLRATFVATK